The following proteins are co-located in the Roseiconus lacunae genome:
- a CDS encoding RodZ family helix-turn-helix domain-containing protein, producing MHLYDLHRPHSGPPASHLDPPSGNFSKLSSPTPHTPEGTTPSLDIIDPSLANGENADHVARSDTFESPDQPPERIAAYHPDDPPKWADSGRSAWHTRAGIGVLMFALLTLSYMFGKRSHTPQNDNDATIAELTISEDDSVVMIADEILETPDAVEQVAADVSDAESSQIATAGVSPTDPTIQPSDVDPLSSQSTDDLLARIADAAQSVPPPTNASNEIVGAPPLPITQPSRDSLSAPITAPLSSPLTDDQTSAMESLNPESITEPQFGLDRSIDSVVSYRENTQRDESAAEHDEHDLPQGMADRLKLEDGLRYTDTPYPIGNFLEILKAWEASELR from the coding sequence ATGCACCTCTATGACCTCCATCGCCCCCATTCCGGGCCACCGGCAAGCCACCTCGACCCGCCGTCGGGCAATTTCAGCAAGCTTTCCTCGCCGACGCCACATACCCCAGAGGGGACAACTCCCTCGCTGGATATCATCGACCCGAGTTTAGCGAACGGGGAAAACGCGGATCACGTAGCTCGCAGCGATACATTCGAATCACCAGATCAGCCCCCAGAACGAATCGCCGCTTATCACCCCGATGATCCACCCAAGTGGGCCGACTCGGGACGATCGGCATGGCACACCCGCGCCGGCATAGGCGTGTTGATGTTTGCCTTACTAACCCTTTCGTACATGTTCGGAAAACGATCGCACACGCCCCAAAACGACAACGACGCGACGATCGCTGAATTGACGATCAGCGAGGACGATTCTGTTGTCATGATCGCCGACGAAATCCTCGAGACCCCGGACGCAGTGGAACAAGTGGCCGCCGACGTCTCGGATGCTGAATCATCCCAAATCGCCACGGCGGGCGTTTCGCCGACCGACCCAACAATCCAACCCTCCGATGTCGATCCCCTGTCATCGCAGTCCACCGACGATCTGTTGGCTCGGATCGCAGACGCGGCGCAGTCGGTCCCCCCGCCAACGAATGCATCGAATGAAATCGTGGGTGCCCCCCCTCTCCCGATCACGCAGCCATCACGCGATTCCTTGTCGGCTCCAATCACCGCTCCTTTGTCTTCGCCTCTGACCGACGATCAGACTTCGGCGATGGAGTCACTGAATCCTGAATCCATCACCGAGCCTCAATTTGGACTCGACCGTTCGATCGATTCCGTAGTCTCTTACCGCGAAAACACGCAACGCGACGAAAGCGCCGCAGAGCATGACGAACACGATCTTCCGCAAGGGATGGCGGATCGCTTAAAGCTAGAAGATGGCCTGCGTTATACCGACACGCCTTATCCGATCGGTAACTTTCTTGAAATCTTGAAGGCCTGGGAAGCGTCTGAATTGCGCTAG
- a CDS encoding division plane positioning ATPase MipZ, whose product MSIKQSFIGAYARQRAGRRPDPHNTPAPVQRQPQSSEPLVGDDDASNLETQTWIEGKDDKVLRIDQPATSDEGPVAAEPSAVPSEHETESWANQSIAEQWLATESHVITAPLLDPSFQNAVFEQGFTESQPPDDEAPQTDTRHHTRQSSPASSNDETVVAADEDWVAEEQPVAETIDHTASAVTEPESPALRWSGAAWEVDAFSIPRHVADTFFEEKFFRSIADHLGQSVRSGLRSILVTSLCDGEGRSTTTLGTAIAAAATGLSVAIIDVDFDAPGQAEQLRLDIDSDWVTAIRQGQPLESIAIASLEDGVTLLPLLYSDESSVPATSMDLDRLIDHLHGCFDLILFDGPAVNSWATARLASSVDSCLIVRDARLTGKSNVALAAATLRRQGVQGIGVVDNFA is encoded by the coding sequence ATGAGTATCAAACAATCATTTATCGGCGCCTATGCGCGCCAACGAGCCGGCCGACGTCCCGATCCGCACAACACCCCAGCGCCGGTCCAACGTCAACCGCAGTCGTCGGAGCCGCTGGTCGGTGACGATGACGCATCGAACCTAGAAACGCAAACATGGATCGAAGGCAAAGACGACAAGGTCTTGCGCATCGATCAACCTGCGACATCGGACGAAGGACCGGTCGCAGCGGAACCGTCGGCCGTCCCATCGGAACACGAAACAGAATCGTGGGCGAACCAGTCGATCGCGGAACAGTGGCTGGCGACCGAATCACATGTGATCACGGCCCCCCTGCTTGACCCGAGCTTCCAGAACGCTGTATTCGAGCAAGGTTTTACCGAGTCGCAACCGCCGGATGATGAAGCGCCTCAAACGGACACTCGTCATCACACGCGCCAATCATCGCCCGCTTCATCAAACGATGAAACGGTCGTAGCTGCTGACGAAGATTGGGTCGCCGAAGAACAGCCGGTCGCCGAAACAATCGACCACACGGCGTCTGCGGTCACGGAGCCTGAATCACCTGCGCTGCGATGGAGTGGTGCGGCCTGGGAAGTCGACGCGTTCTCGATCCCTCGGCATGTCGCGGATACGTTCTTCGAAGAGAAATTCTTTCGTTCGATCGCCGATCATCTCGGCCAATCGGTTCGCTCCGGACTACGCAGCATTTTGGTCACCAGTTTGTGCGATGGCGAAGGGCGCTCGACCACCACCCTGGGGACCGCGATCGCGGCAGCCGCGACCGGACTATCCGTTGCGATTATCGATGTTGATTTCGACGCACCCGGCCAAGCCGAACAGTTGCGTTTGGACATCGATTCCGACTGGGTCACCGCGATTCGTCAGGGCCAACCTCTCGAATCAATTGCGATCGCATCCTTGGAAGATGGCGTGACGTTGCTACCGTTGCTGTATTCCGACGAAAGCTCTGTACCGGCAACGTCCATGGACCTCGATCGTCTGATCGATCACCTCCATGGTTGCTTCGACCTAATCCTATTCGATGGTCCGGCGGTCAATTCCTGGGCAACAGCTCGACTGGCGTCGTCCGTGGATTCCTGTCTCATTGTGCGTGATGCCCGTCTGACAGGGAAATCGAATGTCGCCCTTGCCGCGGCCACCCTTCGTCGCCAGGGCGTACAGGGAATCGGTGTGGTCGATAATTTCGCCTAA
- a CDS encoding cytochrome c3 family protein, whose product MAVSTLASIGCRSQSPQENAQSVAKESESSPTIGHDGPAAEPSDFEPDQVDPSSVHRSTDPTASSLKGFPEGFVGTATCARCHQPQYESYLKTHHSRSLRPASADDSVSGKAFDHPKSQRSYRIVKNGEQTFHHEERYFGASPLTNDRIVTGHYPVEFVMGSGAFAKAYLVRDGDYLLQSPITWYAGAKEFEIAPGYDSPNQVGFRRVVTEGCMFCHAGIVSTENENPNRFAVHEHAIGCERCHGAGQQHANLYQSVSQTATPIETSQSAIFNPRDSDRVLSEAVCAQCHLDGDVTVFATSVADGSNPGDKDVQSYHIGHWDFRPGDDLGRLRTDYKGVGDLANDKTFSNHFDQMWKSDCYIQSTTLTCITCHDPHGGAIPEDKVSHFRKLCLDCHGDIDCEVPHDRRVERNANDCADCHMPHRPSDVPHTSTTNHRIAVYHDDDSSDTSTGLTADSETNIRVLRRVDAANDLGDDEQRRRDQLAKAKLAILKVFEGNDQPILSIDTHQLTESLSDLPPHHAIIAKAAFRRGQALQRSEDASPDEIKREFNRAHHFAVKALREIQSPTLQRQELLELLADKRMTDEAFGEAVALYEELVRIRRDPRDWFNLALCYAQQKRIADAEAALQRAIRMDPAYAKPYGSLAKIYMHLDVSMAQQYDALFRLLDRKP is encoded by the coding sequence TTGGCCGTATCTACCTTGGCGTCCATTGGTTGCCGTTCGCAATCTCCGCAGGAAAACGCTCAATCGGTTGCGAAAGAGTCCGAGTCTTCACCGACGATCGGTCACGATGGCCCCGCTGCCGAACCGAGCGACTTCGAACCGGACCAAGTCGATCCGAGCAGCGTCCATCGGAGTACTGATCCGACGGCGTCTTCCTTGAAAGGATTTCCCGAAGGTTTCGTTGGAACCGCGACCTGCGCCCGCTGCCACCAACCACAATACGAGAGCTATCTCAAAACTCACCACAGTCGATCACTTCGTCCGGCTTCAGCAGATGACAGCGTTTCCGGGAAAGCATTCGACCACCCGAAAAGCCAACGCAGCTATCGGATTGTTAAGAACGGTGAGCAAACGTTTCACCATGAAGAGCGTTATTTTGGTGCCTCACCTCTGACGAATGACCGAATTGTGACCGGACACTATCCGGTCGAATTTGTAATGGGCAGCGGCGCGTTCGCCAAAGCCTACCTAGTGCGTGACGGCGACTACTTGCTGCAAAGTCCTATCACCTGGTACGCCGGTGCCAAAGAATTTGAAATCGCGCCCGGATACGACTCTCCCAATCAAGTCGGTTTTCGTCGTGTTGTGACCGAAGGCTGCATGTTCTGCCATGCGGGAATTGTGTCAACCGAAAACGAGAATCCCAATCGCTTCGCCGTCCATGAACATGCGATCGGCTGTGAGCGTTGCCATGGAGCCGGGCAACAACATGCAAACCTCTACCAATCGGTGAGCCAAACGGCGACACCGATCGAGACGTCTCAGTCCGCCATATTCAATCCACGTGATAGCGACCGAGTACTCTCCGAAGCGGTTTGTGCTCAATGCCATCTTGATGGCGATGTCACCGTCTTCGCCACCAGCGTCGCCGATGGTTCGAACCCCGGCGACAAGGATGTGCAGTCCTACCATATCGGTCACTGGGACTTCCGTCCCGGTGACGACCTCGGTCGATTGCGTACGGACTACAAAGGCGTTGGTGACTTGGCGAACGACAAAACGTTCTCCAACCATTTCGATCAAATGTGGAAAAGTGACTGCTACATTCAATCGACCACGCTAACCTGCATCACCTGCCACGACCCTCACGGCGGCGCCATTCCCGAAGACAAAGTATCGCACTTCCGCAAGCTCTGTTTAGATTGTCACGGAGACATCGACTGCGAGGTTCCACATGATCGCCGAGTCGAACGTAACGCGAACGATTGCGCCGACTGCCACATGCCACATCGACCAAGCGATGTCCCACACACTTCGACGACGAATCACCGGATCGCGGTTTATCACGACGACGATTCGTCTGATACTTCCACCGGCTTGACTGCCGACTCGGAAACCAACATTCGGGTACTTCGACGTGTCGATGCCGCCAATGACCTAGGCGATGACGAACAGCGGCGACGCGACCAACTCGCGAAAGCAAAACTAGCGATCCTCAAAGTGTTCGAGGGCAACGACCAGCCCATCCTTTCGATTGACACCCACCAGTTAACCGAATCGCTGTCCGACTTGCCGCCCCATCATGCCATCATCGCCAAAGCCGCCTTCCGTCGAGGCCAGGCATTACAACGAAGCGAAGACGCTTCGCCCGACGAAATCAAACGCGAGTTCAATCGAGCCCACCACTTCGCCGTCAAAGCCCTCCGGGAAATCCAATCGCCAACCTTGCAACGCCAGGAACTGTTGGAACTACTGGCCGACAAACGAATGACCGACGAAGCCTTCGGTGAAGCGGTCGCGTTGTACGAAGAACTGGTTCGCATTCGCCGCGATCCACGCGACTGGTTCAACCTCGCACTTTGCTACGCCCAGCAAAAACGAATCGCCGACGCCGAGGCTGCGTTGCAACGTGCGATTCGGATGGACCCGGCTTACGCGAAACCCTATGGGTCACTCGCCAAAATTTACATGCATCTCGATGTCTCTATGGCCCAGCAATACGATGCACTATTTCGATTACTCGATCGGAAGCCGTGA